A stretch of Carya illinoinensis cultivar Pawnee chromosome 14, C.illinoinensisPawnee_v1, whole genome shotgun sequence DNA encodes these proteins:
- the LOC122294585 gene encoding uncharacterized protein LOC122294585 isoform X5, translating to MSKANLNFPSEPSLSNSFMSQNQLIDSLTSHISLYGSRSSFHSPNPNPNPIRSAILKWFSSLTVHQRQAHLTAVDSNFVRLLFQMLRKVRTNGHGSFIILPDLPSHDLPGLCFKKSRGLLSRVADSNESERLLFDSIRFFASSEGENINECSCSIKNVDTVTVSEELVENLDRFVNTMDEISNRGFLRGEETELGSDWVELEWLKAKGYYTMEAFVANRLEVALRLAWMNCNNGRKRGVKLKEKASAAGVAANVFWRKKGCVDWWVNLDTVTRRKILTLALGKSAKALTHEILKGATSGLEDEMWLLSAGVEHPERYNHAVTMQKTIPCVTAEAELGSIITPATLLGKHTSLANAFNSILVLQDIIMIIFSCHSSVYDKVKVFFSTLGSVCTISDCIFRKLRGFLMAVSLDCTKLELLGEEIKKSSANKSNEKLGAVSRRKKARTRNMKKDVNCAIAHEQKVDLMEPKKIPYIPQVKESCRETSTVLVEHAQGMMVEKAQTSSRKSKKEKNKNKKSGFNNLVQVINLERSVQEDTSHSVVSQGEAAKSGRASDNSTAHNEIVDNPIGNNTLASDSSVCCGFANGPAKEDDAMESIQGASDISASQNATADNRTGSNILPSNSSLPGSSANGHSGADNPMQSIRGGYVNGSSDSLCCIDPECYNLPNNRLANQSISSRIETLICNTKPPTMPALEVDTVLSNGDIDSQNCANRGETNVKLTFPDKPIRPFDVKEESFQVRRSASVNTYDTGPSNSSERPSNEWPIVAPFYFPSFNSHLPAATDRLHLDVGRNWHNHFQQSFIPTIHHARNSPIEGGCNPVLSRPLPMSLDWPPVVRNACGLAPSVTCNYESGFIPRLQSTYPQGFTPHNLRLNAMAIDDERKYSVDVTDLVTNTQELADECDSHCISEEDVEVHAVSGMDYNQYFGGGVMYWNPSDLPGTGFSRPPSLSSDDSSWAWREADMIRAVDDMVAYSSSYSTNGLTSPTAASFGSPFDPLGAGALGYVMPGSEVPGKMLHPSSALADTTAEEEPTGSLSNLPSDVEGKTGDSLPYPILRPIIIPPMSRERSRSEFKRNPDHKSPCVPPARREQPRIKRPPSPVVLCVPRAPRPPPPSPVSDSRKQRGFPTVRSGSSSPRHWGVRGWYHDGNNLDDACLRMDGTEVVWPTWRNNNLAAHPMIQPLPATLLQDRLIAMSQLARDQEHPDIAFPLQPPELQSCPTQKASLSLMHSLLHDEIDSFCKQVAAANMARKPYINWAIKRVTRSLQVLWPRSRTNVYGSNATGLSLPTSDVDLVVYLPPVRNLEPIKEAGILEGRNGIKETCLQPAIACWKIEILLYWSFSMQPGILQTRSG from the exons ATGTCCAAGGCGAACCTCAATTTCCCTTCCGAACCTTCACTCTCCAACTCGTTCATGTCTCAGAACCAGCTCATCGACTCGCTCACCTCCCACATCTCCCTCTATGGTTCCCGCTCCAGCTTCCACTCCCCAAACCCTAATCCTAACCCCATCAGGTCCGCCATTCTCAAATGGTTCTCATCTCTCACTGTACACCAGCGCCAAGCTCATCTAACGGCCGTCGATTCCAACTTCGTACGACTCCTCTTCCAGATGCTCCGCAAAGTCCGCACCAATGGCCACGGCTCCTTCATCATCCTCCCCGACCTCCCCTCACATGACCTCCCCGGCCTCTGCTTCAAGAAGTCACGCGGTCTCCTCTCCCGCGTCGCCGATTCCAACGAGTCGGAACGGCTACTCttcgactcgattcggttcTTTGCCTCCTCGGAAGGCGAAAACATCAACGAGTGCTCGTGTTCGATCAAGAATGTCGACACGGTGACGGTTAGCGAGGAGTTGGTCGAGAATTTGGATAGGTTCGTGAATACTATGGATGAAATATCGAATAGGGGCTTCTTGAGAGGTGAAGAGACCGAGTTGGGATCGGATTGGGTGGAATTGGAGTGGTTGAAGGCGAAAGGGTACTATACCATGGAGGCTTTTGTGGCGAATAGGTTGGAAGTGGCGCTGAGGCTGGCGTGGATGAATTGTAATAATGGGAGGAAAAGAGGAGTGAAGTTGAAGGAGAAGGCAAGTGCGGCAGGCGTTGCGGCCAATGTGTTTTGGAGGAAGAAGGGCTGTGTGGATTGGTGGGTTAATTTGGATACCGTGACTAGGAGGAAGATTTTGACATTGGCGTTGGGGAAATCAGCAAAAGCtttg ACTCATGAGATTCTGAAGGGTGCAACTAGTGGTTTGGAGGATGAGATGTGGCTTTTAAGTGCAGGAGTGGAACATCCAGAGAGATACAATCATGCTGTCACAATGCAAAAGACTATCCCCTGTGTCACTGCAGAAGCAGAACTTGGCTCGATCATTACCCCTGCTACTCTTTTGGGCAAACATACTTCCTTAGCCAATGCATTTAATAGCATACTTGTGCTTCAGgatattattatgattatattctCATGTCATAGTAGTGTGTATGATAaagttaaagtattttttagtaCACTGGGATCTGTTTGTACCATTTCTGATTGTATATTTAGAAAACTGCGAGGATTTCTTATGGCAGTTTCACTTGATTGCACAAAACTTGAACTTCTGGGAGAGGAAATCAAGAAGTCATCAGCTAATAAATCCAATGAAAAGCTTGGTGCGGTTAGCCGTAGGAAGAAGGCGAGGACCCGCAATATGAAAAAG GATGTTAATTGTGCAATTGCACATGAACAGAAGGTAGATTTGATGGAGCCCAAAAAGATACCTTATATTCCTCAGGTGAAAGAGAGTTGCAGAGAGACATCAACTGTTCTGGTG GAACATGCCCAAGGAATGATGGTTGAAAAAGCTCAAACTTCTTCGAGGAAgagtaagaaagaaaaaaacaaaaataaaaaatctgggTTTAACAATCTTGTGCAAGTGATAAATTTGGAGAGATCAGTCCAGGAAGATACCTCTCACTCTGTTGTTTCTCAGGGTGAGGCAGCAAAGTCTGGTCGAGCATCAGATAATTCAACCGCCCATAATGAAATAGTTGATAATCCAATTGGCAATAATACCCTTGCATCTGATTCAAGTGTTTGTTGTGGTTTTGCTAATGGGCCTGCTAAGGAGGATGATGCCATGGAAAGCATTCAAGGAGCATCTGATATTTCAGCCAGTCAGAATGCAACAGCTGATAATAGAACTGGTAGTAATATCCTTCCATCAAATTCAAGTCTTCCTGGTAGTTCTGCTAATGGGCATAGTGGGGCGGATAATCCCATGCAAAGCATTCGAGGAGGTTATGTTAATGGTTCTAGTGATAGTTTATGTTGTATTGATCCAGAGTGTTATAACTTACCTAACAATAGGCTTGCAAATCAAAGTATATCTTCCAGAATTGAAACCCTAATCTGTAATACAAAGCCTCCTACTATGCCTGCACTGGAGGTTGATACTGTTCTCAGCAATGGAGATATCGATTCTCAGAATTGTGCAAATAGAGGTGAAACTAATGTGAAACTAACTTTTCCTGACAAACCAATCCGACCTTTTGATGTGAAAGAGGAGTCTTTTCAGGTTAGACGTTCAGCGAGTGTAAATACATATGATACTGGACCTTCAAATTCTTCAGAGCGCCCTTCAAATGAGTGGCCCATTGTAGCTCCCTTTTATTTTCCCTCTTTCAACTCACATCTTCCAGCTGCTACTGATCGATTGCATCTGGATGTTGGTCGGAACTGGCATAATCACTTCCAACAATCATTCATACCCACAATTCATCATGCAAGAAACTCTCCAATTGAAGGTGGGTGTAACCCAGTTCTGTCTCGACCATTACCAATGAGTTTAGATTGGCCGCCAGTGGTTCGAAATGCTTGTGGACTGGCTCCATCAGTAACTTGTAATTATGAGTCTGGATTTATCCCAAGGCTGCAGTCTACATATCCACAAGGTTTCACTCCTCACAACTTGCGGCTTAATGCAATGGCCATTGATGATGAAAGGAAGTATTCTGTGGATGTCACAGACTTGGTAACGAATACACAGGAACTAGCAGACGAATGTGATAGCCACTGCATATCAGAGGAGGATGTTGAGGTGCATGCTGTTTCTGGGATGGATTATAATCAATACTTTGGCGGAGGTGTGATGTACTGGAATCCTTCTGATCTTCCAGGAACAGGTTTCTCTCGACCTCCTTCACTAAGCTCTGATGATAGCTCATGGGCTTGGCGTGAGGCTGATATGATTAGGGCTGTTGATGACATGGTTGCATATTCTTCTTCTTATAGTACGAATGGCTTGACTTCACCAactgcagcttcatttggttcTCCTTTTGATCCTTTGGGTGCTGGTGCTCTTGGCTATGTAATGCCAGGAAGTGAAGTACCTGGCAAGATGTTGCATCCCTCTTCAGCATTGGCAGACACGACAGCAGAGGAGGAACCTACTGGTTCTTTGTCCAATTTACCCAGTGATGTTGAAGGAAAGACAGGAGATTCACTTCCTTACCCCATTCTGCGGCCAATCATCATTCCCCCTATGTCTAGAGAAAGATCAAGGTCCGAGTTTAAGCGTAATCCTGATCACAAAAGCCCATGTGTTCCTCCTGCGAGGCGGGAGCAACCTCGGATAAAGCGACCGCCATCACCTGTAGTGCTTTGTGTTCCAAGGGCTCCACGTCCACCACCACCCTCTCCTGTGAGTGACTCCAGAAAACAAAGGGGTTTCCCAACTGTTAGATCTGGTAGTTCGAGCCCAAGGCATTGGGGTGTTAGAGGCTGGTACCATGATGGAAATAACCTTGATGATGCTTGTTTGCGCATGGATGGCACTGAAGTTGTTTGGCCTACTTGGAGAAATAACAATCTTGCAGCTCATCCAATGATTCAGCCTCTACCTGCAACTTTGCTGCAAGATCGGCTGATTGCAATGTCACAGCTGGCTCGTGATCAGGAACAT CCAGATATTGCATTTCCCTTGCAACCACCAGAGTTACAGAGCTGTCCTACACAGAAGGCCTCTCTTTCTTTGATGCACAGCCTCCTTCATGATGAGATTGACTCATTCTGCAAGCAG GTTGCTGCTGCAAATATGGCCAGGAAGCCCTACATCAATTGGGCCATCAAGCGGGTTACAcgatctctccaagtcctatgGCCAAGGTCCCGGACAAATGTATATGGTTCAAATGCAACTGGTTTGTCCCTGCCAACGAGTGATGTGGACCTCGTGGTTTATCTCCCTCCAGTGAGGAACCTG GAACCTATTAAAGAAGCCGGGATATTGGAGGGACGTAATGGCATTAAAGAAACATGCCTTCAG CCTGCTATTGCCTGTTGGAAGATTGAGATTTTGTTGTATTGGTCTTTCAGCATGCAGCCAGGTATCTTGCAAACCAGGAGTGGGTAA
- the LOC122294585 gene encoding uncharacterized protein LOC122294585 isoform X1 — MSKANLNFPSEPSLSNSFMSQNQLIDSLTSHISLYGSRSSFHSPNPNPNPIRSAILKWFSSLTVHQRQAHLTAVDSNFVRLLFQMLRKVRTNGHGSFIILPDLPSHDLPGLCFKKSRGLLSRVADSNESERLLFDSIRFFASSEGENINECSCSIKNVDTVTVSEELVENLDRFVNTMDEISNRGFLRGEETELGSDWVELEWLKAKGYYTMEAFVANRLEVALRLAWMNCNNGRKRGVKLKEKASAAGVAANVFWRKKGCVDWWVNLDTVTRRKILTLALGKSAKALTHEILKGATSGLEDEMWLLSAGVEHPERYNHAVTMQKTIPCVTAEAELGSIITPATLLGKHTSLANAFNSILVLQDIIMIIFSCHSSVYDKVKVFFSTLGSVCTISDCIFRKLRGFLMAVSLDCTKLELLGEEIKKSSANKSNEKLGAVSRRKKARTRNMKKDVNCAIAHEQKVDLMEPKKIPYIPQVKESCRETSTVLVEHAQGMMVEKAQTSSRKSKKEKNKNKKSGFNNLVQVINLERSVQEDTSHSVVSQGEAAKSGRASDNSTAHNEIVDNPIGNNTLASDSSVCCGFANGPAKEDDAMESIQGASDISASQNATADNRTGSNILPSNSSLPGSSANGHSGADNPMQSIRGGYVNGSSDSLCCIDPECYNLPNNRLANQSISSRIETLICNTKPPTMPALEVDTVLSNGDIDSQNCANRGETNVKLTFPDKPIRPFDVKEESFQVRRSASVNTYDTGPSNSSERPSNEWPIVAPFYFPSFNSHLPAATDRLHLDVGRNWHNHFQQSFIPTIHHARNSPIEGGCNPVLSRPLPMSLDWPPVVRNACGLAPSVTCNYESGFIPRLQSTYPQGFTPHNLRLNAMAIDDERKYSVDVTDLVTNTQELADECDSHCISEEDVEVHAVSGMDYNQYFGGGVMYWNPSDLPGTGFSRPPSLSSDDSSWAWREADMIRAVDDMVAYSSSYSTNGLTSPTAASFGSPFDPLGAGALGYVMPGSEVPGKMLHPSSALADTTAEEEPTGSLSNLPSDVEGKTGDSLPYPILRPIIIPPMSRERSRSEFKRNPDHKSPCVPPARREQPRIKRPPSPVVLCVPRAPRPPPPSPVSDSRKQRGFPTVRSGSSSPRHWGVRGWYHDGNNLDDACLRMDGTEVVWPTWRNNNLAAHPMIQPLPATLLQDRLIAMSQLARDQEHPDIAFPLQPPELQSCPTQKASLSLMHSLLHDEIDSFCKQVAAANMARKPYINWAIKRVTRSLQVLWPRSRTNVYGSNATGLSLPTSDVDLVVYLPPVRNLEPIKEAGILEGRNGIKETCLQHAARYLANQEWVKNDTLKAVENTAIPIIMLAVEVPHDLVTSSTSNAQSPKEEISHVTGEQGNDAHSDAVVFEDSAPSGTRCMQTDHVTNNDSKSVRLDISFRSPSHTGLQTTELVKELTDQFPAATPLALVLKQFLADRSLDQSYSGGLSSYCLVLLIIRFLQHEHHLGRPINHKFGSLLMDFLYFFGNVFDPRQMRISVQGSGIYMKRERGCSIDPIHIDDPLFPTNNVGRNCFRIHQCIKAFSEAYSVLENELTCIPDYGDACSMPPFRLLPKIIPSIDLV, encoded by the exons ATGTCCAAGGCGAACCTCAATTTCCCTTCCGAACCTTCACTCTCCAACTCGTTCATGTCTCAGAACCAGCTCATCGACTCGCTCACCTCCCACATCTCCCTCTATGGTTCCCGCTCCAGCTTCCACTCCCCAAACCCTAATCCTAACCCCATCAGGTCCGCCATTCTCAAATGGTTCTCATCTCTCACTGTACACCAGCGCCAAGCTCATCTAACGGCCGTCGATTCCAACTTCGTACGACTCCTCTTCCAGATGCTCCGCAAAGTCCGCACCAATGGCCACGGCTCCTTCATCATCCTCCCCGACCTCCCCTCACATGACCTCCCCGGCCTCTGCTTCAAGAAGTCACGCGGTCTCCTCTCCCGCGTCGCCGATTCCAACGAGTCGGAACGGCTACTCttcgactcgattcggttcTTTGCCTCCTCGGAAGGCGAAAACATCAACGAGTGCTCGTGTTCGATCAAGAATGTCGACACGGTGACGGTTAGCGAGGAGTTGGTCGAGAATTTGGATAGGTTCGTGAATACTATGGATGAAATATCGAATAGGGGCTTCTTGAGAGGTGAAGAGACCGAGTTGGGATCGGATTGGGTGGAATTGGAGTGGTTGAAGGCGAAAGGGTACTATACCATGGAGGCTTTTGTGGCGAATAGGTTGGAAGTGGCGCTGAGGCTGGCGTGGATGAATTGTAATAATGGGAGGAAAAGAGGAGTGAAGTTGAAGGAGAAGGCAAGTGCGGCAGGCGTTGCGGCCAATGTGTTTTGGAGGAAGAAGGGCTGTGTGGATTGGTGGGTTAATTTGGATACCGTGACTAGGAGGAAGATTTTGACATTGGCGTTGGGGAAATCAGCAAAAGCtttg ACTCATGAGATTCTGAAGGGTGCAACTAGTGGTTTGGAGGATGAGATGTGGCTTTTAAGTGCAGGAGTGGAACATCCAGAGAGATACAATCATGCTGTCACAATGCAAAAGACTATCCCCTGTGTCACTGCAGAAGCAGAACTTGGCTCGATCATTACCCCTGCTACTCTTTTGGGCAAACATACTTCCTTAGCCAATGCATTTAATAGCATACTTGTGCTTCAGgatattattatgattatattctCATGTCATAGTAGTGTGTATGATAaagttaaagtattttttagtaCACTGGGATCTGTTTGTACCATTTCTGATTGTATATTTAGAAAACTGCGAGGATTTCTTATGGCAGTTTCACTTGATTGCACAAAACTTGAACTTCTGGGAGAGGAAATCAAGAAGTCATCAGCTAATAAATCCAATGAAAAGCTTGGTGCGGTTAGCCGTAGGAAGAAGGCGAGGACCCGCAATATGAAAAAG GATGTTAATTGTGCAATTGCACATGAACAGAAGGTAGATTTGATGGAGCCCAAAAAGATACCTTATATTCCTCAGGTGAAAGAGAGTTGCAGAGAGACATCAACTGTTCTGGTG GAACATGCCCAAGGAATGATGGTTGAAAAAGCTCAAACTTCTTCGAGGAAgagtaagaaagaaaaaaacaaaaataaaaaatctgggTTTAACAATCTTGTGCAAGTGATAAATTTGGAGAGATCAGTCCAGGAAGATACCTCTCACTCTGTTGTTTCTCAGGGTGAGGCAGCAAAGTCTGGTCGAGCATCAGATAATTCAACCGCCCATAATGAAATAGTTGATAATCCAATTGGCAATAATACCCTTGCATCTGATTCAAGTGTTTGTTGTGGTTTTGCTAATGGGCCTGCTAAGGAGGATGATGCCATGGAAAGCATTCAAGGAGCATCTGATATTTCAGCCAGTCAGAATGCAACAGCTGATAATAGAACTGGTAGTAATATCCTTCCATCAAATTCAAGTCTTCCTGGTAGTTCTGCTAATGGGCATAGTGGGGCGGATAATCCCATGCAAAGCATTCGAGGAGGTTATGTTAATGGTTCTAGTGATAGTTTATGTTGTATTGATCCAGAGTGTTATAACTTACCTAACAATAGGCTTGCAAATCAAAGTATATCTTCCAGAATTGAAACCCTAATCTGTAATACAAAGCCTCCTACTATGCCTGCACTGGAGGTTGATACTGTTCTCAGCAATGGAGATATCGATTCTCAGAATTGTGCAAATAGAGGTGAAACTAATGTGAAACTAACTTTTCCTGACAAACCAATCCGACCTTTTGATGTGAAAGAGGAGTCTTTTCAGGTTAGACGTTCAGCGAGTGTAAATACATATGATACTGGACCTTCAAATTCTTCAGAGCGCCCTTCAAATGAGTGGCCCATTGTAGCTCCCTTTTATTTTCCCTCTTTCAACTCACATCTTCCAGCTGCTACTGATCGATTGCATCTGGATGTTGGTCGGAACTGGCATAATCACTTCCAACAATCATTCATACCCACAATTCATCATGCAAGAAACTCTCCAATTGAAGGTGGGTGTAACCCAGTTCTGTCTCGACCATTACCAATGAGTTTAGATTGGCCGCCAGTGGTTCGAAATGCTTGTGGACTGGCTCCATCAGTAACTTGTAATTATGAGTCTGGATTTATCCCAAGGCTGCAGTCTACATATCCACAAGGTTTCACTCCTCACAACTTGCGGCTTAATGCAATGGCCATTGATGATGAAAGGAAGTATTCTGTGGATGTCACAGACTTGGTAACGAATACACAGGAACTAGCAGACGAATGTGATAGCCACTGCATATCAGAGGAGGATGTTGAGGTGCATGCTGTTTCTGGGATGGATTATAATCAATACTTTGGCGGAGGTGTGATGTACTGGAATCCTTCTGATCTTCCAGGAACAGGTTTCTCTCGACCTCCTTCACTAAGCTCTGATGATAGCTCATGGGCTTGGCGTGAGGCTGATATGATTAGGGCTGTTGATGACATGGTTGCATATTCTTCTTCTTATAGTACGAATGGCTTGACTTCACCAactgcagcttcatttggttcTCCTTTTGATCCTTTGGGTGCTGGTGCTCTTGGCTATGTAATGCCAGGAAGTGAAGTACCTGGCAAGATGTTGCATCCCTCTTCAGCATTGGCAGACACGACAGCAGAGGAGGAACCTACTGGTTCTTTGTCCAATTTACCCAGTGATGTTGAAGGAAAGACAGGAGATTCACTTCCTTACCCCATTCTGCGGCCAATCATCATTCCCCCTATGTCTAGAGAAAGATCAAGGTCCGAGTTTAAGCGTAATCCTGATCACAAAAGCCCATGTGTTCCTCCTGCGAGGCGGGAGCAACCTCGGATAAAGCGACCGCCATCACCTGTAGTGCTTTGTGTTCCAAGGGCTCCACGTCCACCACCACCCTCTCCTGTGAGTGACTCCAGAAAACAAAGGGGTTTCCCAACTGTTAGATCTGGTAGTTCGAGCCCAAGGCATTGGGGTGTTAGAGGCTGGTACCATGATGGAAATAACCTTGATGATGCTTGTTTGCGCATGGATGGCACTGAAGTTGTTTGGCCTACTTGGAGAAATAACAATCTTGCAGCTCATCCAATGATTCAGCCTCTACCTGCAACTTTGCTGCAAGATCGGCTGATTGCAATGTCACAGCTGGCTCGTGATCAGGAACAT CCAGATATTGCATTTCCCTTGCAACCACCAGAGTTACAGAGCTGTCCTACACAGAAGGCCTCTCTTTCTTTGATGCACAGCCTCCTTCATGATGAGATTGACTCATTCTGCAAGCAG GTTGCTGCTGCAAATATGGCCAGGAAGCCCTACATCAATTGGGCCATCAAGCGGGTTACAcgatctctccaagtcctatgGCCAAGGTCCCGGACAAATGTATATGGTTCAAATGCAACTGGTTTGTCCCTGCCAACGAGTGATGTGGACCTCGTGGTTTATCTCCCTCCAGTGAGGAACCTG GAACCTATTAAAGAAGCCGGGATATTGGAGGGACGTAATGGCATTAAAGAAACATGCCTTCAG CATGCAGCCAGGTATCTTGCAAACCAGGAGTGGGTAAAAAATGACACTCTTAAGGCTGTGGAAAATACAGCT ATACCTATCATTATGCTTGCGGTGGAAGTTCCTCATGATCTTGTTACCTCTTCTACCTCTAATGCACAATCACCTAAGGAGGAGATAAGTCATGTAACCGGTGAACAAGGCAATGATGCTCATTCTGATGCGGTTGTTTTTGAAGATTCTGCTCCTTCTGGTACTAGATGCATGCAGACAGATCATGTTACTAATAATGATTCAAAATCAGTTCGACTTGACATCAGTTTTAGGTCACCATCACATACAGGACTCCAAACTACAGAACTG GTTAAAGAGCTGACTGATCAGTTTCCAGCTGCTACACCCCTTGCTTTGGTACTGAAACAGTTCTTGGCAGATCGCAGCCTGGACCAGTCATATTCTGGTGGTTTAAGTTCCTACTGTTTG GTGTTACTGATTATACGTTTTCTTCAGCATGAGCATCATCTTGGCCGGCCTATTAACCAT AAATTTGGAAGTCTTCTGATGGATTTTCTATATTTCTTTGG CAATGTGTTTGATCCTCGCCAAATGCGCATTTCGGTACAGGGGAGTGGAATTTATATGAAAAGGGAAAGGGGTTGCAG CATTGATCCAATACACATTGATGATCCTCTATTTCCAACAAATAATGTGGGGAGAAATTGCTTTAGGATACATCAGTGTATTAAG GCATTTTCAGAAGCCTATTCTGTCTTGGAGAATGAGCTTACATGCATTCCTGATTATGGTGATGCATGTTCGATGCCGCCATTTAGATTGCTTCCAAAAATCATCCCAAGTATTGATCTTGTATAG